Proteins from a single region of Penaeus vannamei isolate JL-2024 unplaced genomic scaffold, ASM4276789v1 unanchor567, whole genome shotgun sequence:
- the LOC113805870 gene encoding uncharacterized protein — MMQRLSLLILAACLSLAMTTSIRTTEKPCENYCEIEGQNNQYECCDRNPGRCLDIQATICPHLHLESCRYDTHCEKHEKCCKLTCLPFKVCRRAVEVWRGIVA; from the exons ATGATG CAACGTCTCAGCCTCCTCATCTTGGCGGCCTGCCTCTCCCTGGCGATGACAACAAGCATCCGTACAACGGAGAAGCCCTGTGAGAACTATTGTGAGATCGAAGGCCAAAATAACCAATACGAATGCTGCGACC GAAACCCGGGACGGTGCCTGGACATTCAAGCGACCATTTGCCCTCATTTACAC CTCGAGTCCTGCCGGTACGACACCCACTGCGAAAAGCACGAGAAATGCTGCAAACTGACTTGCCTGCCCTTCAAGGTGTGCAGGCGCGCCGTCGAGGTGTGGCGAG GAATCGTTGCTTAA